The Armatimonadota bacterium genome includes a window with the following:
- a CDS encoding type I-C CRISPR-associated protein Cas5 gives MTPSRQTIEVWGALACFTRPELKVERFSYPVITPSAARGIFDAICVNRHEYRWQIVQIEMLEPPRFIALRRNEVKCKAPTDRTIGQWMSGSAPPQTILAGAGEEANTQRQTMALKNVRYRIHAEVRPWPGFEDRVVEMEAKFRRIAGSGKCFYQPYLGCREFPAFFRLLDHGETGPPPAQVDARIGWMLYDVFDLSRPGESTDRPFITLFEAEVKGGVLEVPPFESDRVLKPPKEGRHA, from the coding sequence ATGACGCCATCGCGTCAGACCATTGAAGTCTGGGGGGCACTGGCCTGTTTCACCCGTCCTGAGTTGAAGGTGGAGCGCTTCAGCTACCCCGTCATCACGCCGTCGGCGGCCCGTGGCATCTTCGATGCCATCTGCGTCAACCGGCACGAATACCGCTGGCAGATTGTGCAGATCGAGATGCTTGAGCCGCCGCGGTTCATTGCTTTGAGGCGCAACGAGGTCAAGTGCAAGGCGCCTACCGACCGGACGATCGGACAGTGGATGAGTGGAAGCGCACCGCCGCAGACCATTCTGGCCGGGGCCGGAGAGGAGGCGAACACCCAACGCCAGACCATGGCGCTCAAGAACGTCCGCTACCGCATCCACGCCGAAGTGCGGCCCTGGCCGGGCTTCGAGGACCGTGTTGTGGAGATGGAGGCGAAGTTCCGGCGCATTGCAGGAAGCGGGAAGTGCTTCTATCAGCCCTATCTGGGCTGCAGGGAGTTCCCGGCTTTCTTCCGTCTTCTGGATCACGGGGAAACGGGGCCGCCTCCAGCGCAGGTGGATGCGCGTATCGGATGGATGCTCTACGACGTGTTCGACCTCTCGCGGCCGGGGGAGTCCACGGACCGGCCGTTCATCACGCTGTTTGAGGCGGAGGTGAAAGGCGGAGTGCTGGAGGTGCCGCCGTTTGAGTCGGACCGGGTGCTTAAACCGCCGAAGGAGGGAAGACATGCTTGA
- a CDS encoding CRISPR-associated helicase/endonuclease Cas3 — MTPGLTDFQECYAHSQNPCGHAQPLKDHLQGVAELAAQFASVFNAGEEACLAAALHDAGKLGEPFQRRLQGQSAAVDHWSPGAWAALKRFRSVAAAVAVQGHHQGLKEISKDALARLDPTKWEQTHPQGPRLSVSDTTAMLECLTAAGLLPPYSPPSIYGSSIQQTVSAMLDVRMLFSALVDADFLDTERHFKCGQARPHAPDLQPERALDAVLQHVEHLQSNTNADAEVLRARAELMTACLEAADRASSAGVFTLTAPTGSGKTLAMLAFALKLAIRTGSRRLIFVLPYLSIIDQNVSVYRRILEPVFGQGYIIEHHTLTGTRAAEAQETDSVDEKVRRERLLAENWDAPVILTTSVQFLESLFSNRPGACRKLHRIASSIVLFDEVQTLPVSLTIPSLKALSRLTAGYNTSIVMATATQPAFEALAEHVQEDRNCGWQPVEITPSRLNLFNRLRRTRVRWPGQTAIGWDELADKLKAHPRVLCVVNLKRHAYELVRRLREAGAADARHLSTNLCPAHRQKVLEEVQQALENGRVECRLVSTQCVEAGVDLDFPIVFRAMGPMESIAQAAGRCNRNGLLGDGGVVEVFRPEDNAYPPGGYQQAAAVTEALLNRLGPDGLDLNDPELFRRYFRELYDLSRPESHCPDLQDAIKRQDFETVAREFRLIADDAINVLVPYDLKEFERLRTEVEETGLTAKWLRRARPHSVSVFRPRPRDPILRYLKPVPCGEGR, encoded by the coding sequence TTGACACCTGGGCTGACAGATTTCCAGGAATGCTACGCACACAGCCAGAATCCTTGCGGCCACGCCCAGCCTCTAAAGGATCATCTCCAGGGCGTTGCGGAGCTTGCGGCACAGTTTGCCTCGGTCTTTAACGCTGGTGAAGAGGCTTGTCTCGCGGCAGCCCTTCACGATGCGGGCAAACTCGGCGAACCCTTTCAGCGACGCCTGCAGGGACAGAGCGCCGCGGTTGATCACTGGTCACCAGGCGCGTGGGCGGCCTTGAAGCGCTTCCGCAGTGTTGCCGCGGCCGTAGCCGTGCAGGGACACCACCAGGGGCTTAAAGAGATCAGCAAGGATGCGTTGGCCCGCCTGGACCCCACGAAATGGGAGCAGACTCATCCGCAGGGGCCTCGTCTGTCTGTCTCGGATACAACGGCGATGCTGGAGTGCCTCACAGCGGCCGGCTTGCTGCCGCCTTATTCACCGCCTTCGATTTATGGCAGCTCAATCCAGCAGACAGTCTCCGCAATGCTGGACGTGCGGATGCTCTTTTCGGCCCTGGTAGACGCCGACTTCCTGGACACCGAGCGCCATTTCAAGTGTGGCCAGGCACGGCCACACGCGCCTGACCTGCAGCCCGAACGAGCGCTGGATGCGGTCCTGCAGCACGTGGAGCATCTGCAAAGCAACACGAATGCCGATGCGGAGGTGCTACGGGCCCGGGCGGAGCTGATGACAGCCTGTCTGGAAGCAGCCGATCGGGCTTCATCGGCAGGAGTGTTCACCCTTACGGCCCCGACAGGATCCGGCAAAACCCTGGCGATGCTGGCATTTGCTTTGAAGCTAGCCATCCGTACCGGGTCCAGAAGGCTTATCTTCGTGTTGCCTTATCTGAGCATCATTGACCAGAATGTTTCGGTATACCGGCGCATCCTGGAGCCCGTTTTCGGCCAAGGCTATATCATTGAACACCATACCCTGACGGGGACGCGCGCCGCGGAAGCGCAGGAGACCGACTCCGTCGACGAGAAGGTCCGCCGCGAACGGCTTCTTGCAGAGAACTGGGACGCTCCCGTGATCCTCACCACGAGTGTCCAGTTCCTGGAGTCTCTATTCTCCAACCGGCCGGGAGCCTGCCGGAAACTCCATCGCATCGCTTCCAGCATTGTTCTGTTCGATGAAGTTCAGACCCTGCCGGTCTCGCTGACCATTCCAAGCCTGAAGGCGCTTTCCAGACTGACAGCGGGCTACAACACCAGCATTGTTATGGCCACCGCTACTCAACCCGCATTTGAGGCACTGGCTGAACACGTCCAGGAGGACCGAAACTGTGGGTGGCAACCAGTCGAGATCACCCCTTCCCGCTTGAATCTGTTCAACCGACTGCGGCGTACCCGCGTCAGGTGGCCCGGACAGACAGCCATTGGTTGGGATGAGTTGGCCGACAAGCTCAAGGCGCATCCCCGGGTGCTTTGTGTTGTCAATCTCAAGCGTCACGCTTATGAGCTCGTGCGCCGTTTGCGGGAAGCAGGGGCGGCAGACGCCCGCCATCTTTCCACCAATCTGTGCCCTGCCCACCGGCAGAAGGTGCTCGAGGAGGTGCAGCAGGCTCTGGAAAACGGCAGAGTCGAATGCCGTCTGGTCTCCACGCAGTGCGTGGAAGCCGGCGTGGATCTGGATTTCCCCATTGTTTTTCGAGCCATGGGACCAATGGAATCCATTGCCCAGGCAGCAGGCCGCTGCAACCGTAACGGACTGCTTGGGGACGGCGGTGTGGTGGAAGTCTTCCGGCCCGAGGACAATGCTTACCCGCCTGGAGGTTACCAGCAGGCGGCAGCAGTAACGGAGGCTCTGCTGAACAGGCTGGGACCTGATGGTCTGGATCTGAATGACCCGGAGCTTTTCCGGCGCTATTTTAGAGAGCTCTACGATCTCTCCCGCCCCGAGTCTCATTGCCCCGATCTGCAGGACGCGATCAAACGGCAGGACTTCGAGACCGTGGCTAGAGAATTCCGCCTGATAGCGGATGATGCCATCAATGTGCTGGTCCCCTATGACCTGAAGGAGTTCGAGAGACTCCGCACAGAGGTGGAAGAGACCGGCCTGACCGCCAAATGGCTGCGGAGGGCCAGACCACATTCGGTTTCCGTGTTCAGGCCCCGGCCACGCGATCCCATCCTGCGGTATCTGAAGCCGGTGCCCTGTGGTGAAGGGAGGTGA